The genomic window CTCACTGTAGAAGAAAAAAACGGCTCTCCGTTCGAGCTGGCCGTCCAGAGCGTTCTTGGCGGCCACGAAACGGCGAACTGAACGGCGATGTGGCCCTTGGCGGCGGCCAGCTCGCGCTTGAAGTCCGCCACGATCGTCGCGTCGTCCAACTGCTTCATGAGGCGCGCCATCTCCTGCTCTCGGCCCACGAAGAGGTCGGGGTCTCCGATCTCCTCGGCCAGGGCATAGGTCAGGTTCCACATCGCGCGGCCATGGTAGCACGGCGAGTTTCACGCCCCAGGCTCGGATACGCTCCGCGTATATGCCTTCGGATCACGGGCGAATTGAGCTAGCACCGAGTGAAGAATCGACCATTACAGGCAAGTCCGTCTCGGTCGTGATTGGGGGAAAGAGAGGACATCAGTCCGCGGAGTCGTCCGTGTCACGATTTCTGATAGAGCGTGCCGACGGCCTGCCTGAGGAGCTGGGCCGACAGAACCCGATGCTATCCTTCCGGCCGGGAAGCGTTCAGAAGACTTACCGGCGGCCTTTTCGCCAAACCAACTGCGAGTAGCCGGCTTTCCCCTTGATCCGCCCATGACCAAACCAAAGTCCGACACTTCGTTCACCGACGACGTCGCGAAGTTCTACGAGTCAATGCTCGTGCCCCTGATCTTCGAACCCTATGCCGACGATCTCGCCAGCCGAGCGCAAGCGCTCGAACCCGCTTCAATACTCGAGGTAGCCTGTGGAACCGGGGTGGTGACGCGGTCGCTCTCTGCGGCTCTGCCAGGGAGCTGTGCGATCACCGCCACCGACCTCAACGATGCGATGGTCACCCACGGCGAGACCATTGGCACCGCCCGGCAGGTGACTTGGCGCCAGGCAGACGCGATGGCGCTGCCGTTCGTCGACGGCTCTTTCGATCTCGTCGTCTGCCAGTTCGGAGTGATGTTCTTTCCCGATCGAGTCGCCGCCTATCGAGAGATTCGACGAGTGCTCCGACCCGGCGGCACCTTCCTGTTCAACATCTGGAACGAAATCGAGAAGAACGACTTTGCCGATGTGGTCACCCGCGCGCTGGGAACACTCTACCCCGACGATCCTCCGATGTTCCTGGCTCGCACCCCGCACGGGCACGGATCTCCCGACGAGATCGAGGCCGACCTGCGGCAAGCTGGCTACAAGCAGTGCGCCCTGAGCCACCGAGAGGAAATCAGCCCGGCGGCCGATCCGGCGCTGCCCGCGATCGCCTACTGCCAGGGAACGCCTTTGCGCAACGAGATCGAGGCGCGTGATCCCGGTGGCCTCGAACGGGCCACCGTCGACGCGACCGAAGCCCTGCGCGACCGGTACGGCGACGGACCCATCGAGGGGCGGATCAGCGCCGTGGTAGCAGCCGCGAAGTGAGAGGACATTCGGCCCATCGGCGGATGTGAGCGCGCGCTGTCGGCTTGGCCTGCTGCGTTCCTGGCGAGTAGACCCTGGTCATCGTCTCAGGCCCGATGACTTCGCTGCGTCACTCCGACTTCTTCTTCTTGTTCTTCTTCTTGCCCCACAGCTTCCACTTCTCGGGGAACAGTTTCAAGAACACGATGCGAGCCGCGACGCCGCCTTCGCCGGGGCCGTCGAGCGCGTAGCCGATCTCGAAGTTGGTCAGGATGCTCCCGGGCAGGGCCAGCGATCCGCCAACGCCGATGCCGGCCAGGAGCTCGTTGTCGAGCCCGGTCTCTTCGTTGGTCGCCCACACCGCGTCGGCTTCGATCTCGACGCGGAACAGCTTGCCGGCGTTGACCCCGGTCTCGATGTGGATGCCGTCGGCCTGATCGGCGCGTACCAGACCGCTCTGGTAACCGCCGACCGAGGAGTCGCCGAAGATGCCGAAGTCGTAGCGCGAGAAGCGGTCGAGGTCGGAGCCGTCGAGGTGCTCGAGGCCGATCGAGAAGGTGCGGAACTTGCTGAAGAACCAGGTCTTGGCGAAGCTGGCCTGCCAGCGCAGATAGTCTTTCTGGGCGGGCGAGAACTCGGTGTTGTCGGGCAGACCCCAGAACTCCCAGTCCGAGCGGCTCGAGGTGCTGCCCTGCAGCTCGAATTGGTAGCCGCCTCGCTTGTACTGCAGCTCGGTCTGGAAGGTGTGGGTCAGGGTGTCGGTGGGCAGCACGAAGTCTTCCGCCGTGCCGCTGGCGGTGTCGAAGCCGTCGTAGGCCACGCGGTAGGTGAAGTCGAGCTTGGTGAAATTGCCCAGGGGCCGCCCGAGGAAGACGGCGACCGAGCTTCCGAGGCTCTCGATCTCCTCCTCAGGCACCTCCCGACCCTGGCGGTAGAGCTCGTCGCCGGTCGAGATGAAGAAGCCGAAGACGTTGAAGCCGGCATCTCATCGGCTGCCGGAGAGCCGGGGCGCGCAGTAGTTGACGGTTAGGAGCGGCCCGGCGAAGAAGACGTTGAGCTGGTTGCCGGTGCCCTTCCAGTCGAGCGCCAGGTAGTTGATGCCGGCGAGCGGGATCGGGAAGTCGACCGACTCGTCCCAGAACACGCCGCCGACCACGAACAGCCGGCTGGTGTCGGGCTCCGCCTGGACGACGCGCTTGCCCTCGTCGTCCTTGACCAGGTACTTCATGCCCTCTTCGGGGTCGCGCACCATGGTGCG from bacterium includes these protein-coding regions:
- a CDS encoding methyltransferase domain-containing protein, which produces MTKPKSDTSFTDDVAKFYESMLVPLIFEPYADDLASRAQALEPASILEVACGTGVVTRSLSAALPGSCAITATDLNDAMVTHGETIGTARQVTWRQADAMALPFVDGSFDLVVCQFGVMFFPDRVAAYREIRRVLRPGGTFLFNIWNEIEKNDFADVVTRALGTLYPDDPPMFLARTPHGHGSPDEIEADLRQAGYKQCALSHREEISPAADPALPAIAYCQGTPLRNEIEARDPGGLERATVDATEALRDRYGDGPIEGRISAVVAAAK